ATTGGTTTTGATACATTCCATAGGATTATATTCAGCAACAGGAACATGTTTCATCGCAGCAGCATGTATAACAAAATCTACATCGCGCATAGCAACATTTAAGCGTTCTTTATCTCTTACATCGCCTATAAAATAACGCATGCAATTAGCATTAAAAATGCTTGACATTTCAAATTGTTTAAGCTCATCGCGAGAATAAATGATGATTTTATTAGGCTTATAATTTTCTAATAAAACCTTAGTATAGGTTTTTCCAAAAGAGCCTGTACCACCAGTAATTAAGATATTTTTTCCATTAAACATTTTGCCTTCCTTTGCCAAATTATCACTTAAAAAACTTAAAGCAATAAGCGTTCCTATTTTAAAATTCTTGGCAGGGTTATGCCTGTTTGAGCTTGATATTTGCCTTTTTTATCTTTGTATGTTGTATCGCATTTTTCATCACCTTGTAAAAACAATACCTGTGCAATGCCTTCATTAGCATAAATTTTTGCAGGCAAGGGGGTAGTGTTTGAAATTTCTATGGTTATATGCCCTTCAAAGCCTGGTTCAAAAGGAGTTACATTTACGATTATGCCACATCTTGCATAGGTGCTTTTTCCAAGACAAATAGCTAAAACATCATCAGGCATTTTAAAATACTCTATAGTTCTAGCAAGTGCAAAAGAATTAGCAGGGACTATACATACATCACCTTCAAAATCCACCACATTTTCTTCTAAAAAATTTTTTGGATCTACTACGGTAGAATTTACATTGGTAAAAATCTTAAATTCGCGCCCCACGCGTATATCATAACCATAGCTTGAAAGTCCGTAGCTTACTACGCCCTTGCCTATATTTGCTTCGCAAAAAGGCTCTATCATTTGATGCTCGAGTGCCATTTTTCTTATCCAATTGTCTGCTTTTAAACCCATTTAATATACCTTTATTTTTTAAACATAATTTTTTTGGATTATAGCTTATTTTTTATATTTTATGAAACTTTTAAGCGTGAAATTTTATTTTTTAAAGTTAAATTTCAAGTTTTTTAATATAATACTAGATTAAGTTCTTAAAATCAGGAGATGAAAATATGACAAAAGAAGAGATTAAAGAATTAGTAAATTTATTTGCTGAAGCTAATATCAGCAAAATAAAAATCAAAGAGCAAGATGGATTTGAAATCGAACTTGAAAGAGATATGTGTTGTGATGTTCCAGCTCCTTTGGCTTGTCCACCCGTTCCAGCTCCACAACCTATAAATGTTAATGTAGTTAATGAAGCACAGCCTTCAAGTGCAAAGTCAAACAAACCAAGTATAAATAGCCCTATGGTGGGTACTTTCTATCAGGCTCCAAGCCCAGGCGCAGCTCCTTTTGTAAAAGTGGGTAGTTCAGTTAAAAAAGGCGATACTATTGCTATTATCGAAGCGATGAAAATCATGAATGAGATCGAAGCTGAATTTGATTGTAGAATAGTAGAAATTTTAGTTGCAGATGGTCAGCCTGTAGAATTTGGTATGCCTTTATTTACGGTGGAGAAATTATAAAATGGAAATTAAAAGCATTTTAATTGCTAATCGTGGAGAAATAGCACTTCGAGCTTTAAGAACAATTAAAGAAATGGGAAAAAAAGCAATTTGCGTTTATTCTGAAGCAGA
The window above is part of the Campylobacter coli genome. Proteins encoded here:
- the dcd gene encoding dCTP deaminase; the encoded protein is MGLKADNWIRKMALEHQMIEPFCEANIGKGVVSYGLSSYGYDIRVGREFKIFTNVNSTVVDPKNFLEENVVDFEGDVCIVPANSFALARTIEYFKMPDDVLAICLGKSTYARCGIIVNVTPFEPGFEGHITIEISNTTPLPAKIYANEGIAQVLFLQGDEKCDTTYKDKKGKYQAQTGITLPRILK
- the accB gene encoding acetyl-CoA carboxylase biotin carboxyl carrier protein, producing the protein MTKEEIKELVNLFAEANISKIKIKEQDGFEIELERDMCCDVPAPLACPPVPAPQPINVNVVNEAQPSSAKSNKPSINSPMVGTFYQAPSPGAAPFVKVGSSVKKGDTIAIIEAMKIMNEIEAEFDCRIVEILVADGQPVEFGMPLFTVEKL